One Brassica napus cultivar Da-Ae chromosome A1, Da-Ae, whole genome shotgun sequence genomic region harbors:
- the LOC106374901 gene encoding bidirectional sugar transporter SWEET14, whose protein sequence is MALNVLAFTFGIMGNIISFIVFLAPVPTFVRICKKKSIEGFQSLPYVSALFSATLWIYYAMQKDGSGLLLITINAVGCFIETIYIVLFITYANKKARISTLKVLGLLNFLGFAAIILVCELLTKASNREKVLGGICVGFSVCVFAAPLSIMRVVIRTRSVEFMPFSLSLFLTLSAITWLFYGLAIKDFYVALPNIMGAFLGAVQMILYVIYKYYKAPKTDDTEKPKTVPDHSIDMVKLASTPVSSELTVHPQTHGGGDLEGQMEKKVANQIQT, encoded by the exons ATGGCTCTAAACGTATTGGCGTTTACATTTGGAATCATGG GCAACATCATATCGTTCATCGTTTTCTTGGCACCAGT TCCAACTTTCGTTAGGATCTGCAAGAAAAAATCGATAGAAGGTTTTCAGTCACTTCCCTATGTGTCAGCGCTCTTTAGCGCGACGCTATGGATTTATTACGCTATGCAGAAAGATGGATCAGGCTTACTTCTGATAACCATAAACGCCGTGGGATGCTTCATCGAAACCATTTACATCGTCCTCTTCATCACCTACGCTAACAAGAAAGCTAGA ATATCAACTTTGAAGGTTCTTGGGCTCTTGAACTTCTTGGGTTTTGCCGCTATTATCCTTGTCTGTGAGCTCTTGACCAAAGCATCTAACCGTGAGAAGGTCCTCGGAGGGATTTGCGTCGGATTTTCCGTTTGTGTCTTCGCAGCTCCTTTGAGCATCATG AGAGTGGTGATACGAACAAGAAGTGTGGAGTTTATGCCCTTTTCTCTATCATTGTTTCTTACACTCAGCGCCATTACGTGGCTCTTCTACGGTCTTGCTATCAAAGACTTCTACGTTGCA CTTCCAAACATTATGGGTGCGTTTCTCGGAGCAGTTCAAATGATTCTCTACGTCATATACAAGTACTACAAAGCTCCAAAAACTGATGACACGGAGAAACCCAAAACGGtgccggatcattcaatcgatATGGTCAAGCTTGCATCAACTCCAGTTTCCAGTGAGTTGACGGTTCATCCTCAAACTCATGGTGGTGGTGATTTGGAGGGTCAGATGGAAAAGAAAGTGgcaaaccaaatccaaacctAA